One genomic region from Amphiprion ocellaris isolate individual 3 ecotype Okinawa chromosome 20, ASM2253959v1, whole genome shotgun sequence encodes:
- the chp1 gene encoding calcineurin B homologous protein 1, with protein sequence MGSRASTLLREEEIEEIKKETGFSHSQITRLYSRFTSLDKGENGTLSREDFQRIPELAINPLGDRIINAFFPEGEDQVNFRGFMRTLAHFRPIEDNEKSKNPTASEPLNSRTNKLLFAFRLYDLDRDDKISRDELLQVLRMMVGVNISDEQLGSIADRTIQEADTNGDNSISFNEFIKVLEKVDVEQKMSIRFLH encoded by the exons ATGGGATCCAGAGCGTCCACGTTACTCCGAGAGGAGGAAATAGAAGAAATTAAGAAGGAGACCGGCT TCTCCCACAGTCAGATCACTCGGCTGTACAGCCGATTCACCAGCCTGGATAAAGGGGAGAACGGCACCCTGAG TCGAGAAGATTTCCAGAGGATCCCTGAGCTGGCCATCAATCCTCTGGGAGACAGAATCATCAACGCCTTCTTCCCTGAGGG AGAGGACCAGGTAAACTTCAGGGGCTTCATGCGAACTTTGGCTCACTTCAGGCCGATCGAAGACAACGAGAAGAGCAAGAATCCCACAGCCAGCGAGCCTCTAAACAGCAGGACAAACAAGCTGCTTT TCGCTTTCCGCCTCTACGACCTGGACAGAGATGACAAAATCTCTCGGgatgagctgctgcag GTCTTACGGATGATGGTTGGTGTAAACATTTCAGATGAACAGCTCGGCAGCATCGCTGATAGAACCATCCAGGAGGCCGACACGAACGGAGATAACTCCATTTCCTTCAATGAGTTTATCAAG